A stretch of Chitinophagaceae bacterium DNA encodes these proteins:
- a CDS encoding T9SS type A sorting domain-containing protein, with translation MKKILLTPLIALCCMYAAGQPTAGLVAYFPLNGNFTSTTPTTITGTVNGATATTNMAGTANSAMNFLNPEPLLVPQFGTHSINANTSFGAAQDFSIVFTAYANSPFVHTGGFYDNNLNSSGPGVWFWNASGFPQVQFNFRNASVGSTNGAFSVGAWKHVCVVRSGGSLLLYINGVLNATGVVGTGTPVYNIPARFGTMSFYQYSPPEYNGFNGKLDELRIYNRALTLAEIQGMSGGALPVKLTLFTASKNNNNVILKWQTQYEQNSSHYNIQRSNDGLNFTNVARVSAAGNSNLPLNYSHNDLLPAAVQSQKTVFYRLQSVDVDGKFSYSQVIALQLDAKDMQLFVSPNPAKDVLQVQTGNSNAGNAVLIISDASGRQVVRKTIELQQGNNSIPVNISMLGRGTYFVRIVNGKESFTKQFIKAD, from the coding sequence ATGAAAAAAATCTTACTTACTCCGCTCATCGCCCTTTGCTGTATGTATGCTGCGGGGCAGCCCACCGCCGGGCTGGTGGCCTACTTTCCGTTGAATGGAAATTTTACATCCACAACGCCCACTACTATCACAGGTACTGTTAATGGAGCCACTGCTACCACTAATATGGCAGGTACGGCGAACAGTGCGATGAACTTTTTAAATCCAGAACCTTTGCTTGTTCCGCAGTTTGGAACCCATTCCATTAATGCTAACACAAGCTTTGGCGCCGCCCAGGACTTCTCGATTGTGTTTACTGCTTATGCCAATTCGCCTTTTGTACACACAGGTGGTTTTTATGATAACAATCTGAATAGTTCAGGTCCGGGTGTTTGGTTCTGGAATGCCAGCGGGTTTCCACAGGTTCAGTTCAACTTCAGGAATGCCTCGGTAGGAAGCACCAATGGCGCTTTTTCAGTTGGGGCATGGAAACATGTGTGTGTAGTAAGAAGCGGAGGCTCCCTGCTCTTATATATAAACGGAGTATTGAATGCTACGGGAGTTGTTGGTACAGGAACACCGGTTTATAATATACCCGCCAGGTTTGGTACGATGTCATTTTATCAATACTCACCACCTGAATACAACGGCTTTAATGGCAAACTGGATGAATTACGGATATACAACCGGGCGCTTACGCTTGCCGAAATACAGGGAATGAGCGGTGGGGCGTTGCCGGTAAAACTTACTTTATTTACTGCTTCAAAAAATAATAACAACGTTATACTAAAGTGGCAAACACAGTACGAGCAAAACAGCAGCCATTATAATATACAGCGCAGCAACGACGGACTGAACTTTACCAATGTGGCAAGAGTTAGCGCTGCAGGTAATTCGAACCTGCCGCTTAATTATTCTCATAACGATCTGCTGCCTGCCGCTGTACAATCTCAAAAAACTGTTTTTTACAGGCTGCAGTCTGTTGATGTGGATGGAAAATTTTCTTATAGCCAGGTAATCGCCCTCCAGCTGGATGCTAAAGACATGCAGTTATTTGTTTCTCCCAACCCCGCAAAAGATGTATTACAGGTGCAAACGGGCAACAGTAATGCAGGCAATGCAGTACTCATCATCTCGGATGCATCCGGAAGGCAGGTGGTCAGGAAAACTATTGAACTGCAGCAGGGGAATAACAGCATACCGGTAAATATCTCCATGCTTGGCAGGGGAACTTATTTTGTGCGGATCGTAAATGGCAAAGAATCGTTTACTAAACAATTTATAAAAGCAGATTAA
- the rplM gene encoding 50S ribosomal protein L13 has product MSKLHFTTKHANEATVTHNWYVVDGTNQTVGRMCSKIAAILRGKNKAYYTPHVDCGDYIIVTNCEKVKLTGNKMDNKVYDTFSGYPGGRKEEVAKTLLKRRPEVIIERAVKGMLPKNRLGRKMYKKLFVYQGDVHPHGAQQPKELKF; this is encoded by the coding sequence ATGAGCAAATTACATTTCACTACCAAACATGCGAACGAGGCTACCGTTACACACAACTGGTACGTTGTGGATGGTACTAATCAAACCGTAGGCCGCATGTGTTCAAAGATCGCTGCAATACTTCGTGGTAAGAACAAAGCCTACTACACGCCACACGTTGATTGCGGCGACTACATCATTGTTACCAATTGCGAAAAGGTAAAACTTACGGGTAATAAGATGGATAATAAAGTATATGACACGTTCAGCGGTTACCCGGGCGGTCGTAAGGAAGAGGTTGCAAAAACGCTGCTGAAGCGCAGGCCGGAAGTGATCATTGAGCGGGCTGTTAAAGGCATGCTTCCAAAAAACCGGTTGGGCCGCAAAATGTACAAAAAACTTTTTGTGTACCAGGGTGATGTGCATCCGCATGGAGCACAACAACCAAAAGAACTGAAATTCTAA
- a CDS encoding DUF3575 domain-containing protein yields MRKLFILLVAAFSCTTLLAQNEKKEPAAAKNMVKLNLTALALKNFSLQYERAVAKKVTVAGTFRYMPTGSIPFKSSFITIADDPDTERQLNNLKVGNIAFMPEVRFYFSKKGAYRGFYLGLFGSLARYSAEVPFEYDDAGLTKTIPMSGNITTITGGLMIGSQFRLGGPVYLDWWILGPNYGTSSGNLSGKKSMSPSEQQSLRDELTDVDIPMTKFTYTVDANGAAMDIKGPWAGIRAGINIGFRF; encoded by the coding sequence ATGAGAAAATTATTTATTCTACTGGTTGCAGCCTTTAGTTGCACCACACTGCTGGCACAAAATGAAAAAAAGGAACCTGCCGCTGCAAAAAATATGGTGAAGCTGAACCTGACGGCGCTGGCATTAAAGAACTTCAGCCTGCAATACGAACGGGCTGTGGCAAAAAAAGTTACGGTGGCCGGTACCTTCCGTTATATGCCCACCGGGAGCATTCCTTTTAAAAGTTCATTTATAACGATCGCCGATGACCCGGATACAGAACGCCAGCTGAACAACCTGAAAGTGGGCAATATCGCCTTTATGCCTGAAGTGCGGTTTTACTTCAGCAAGAAAGGCGCTTACCGGGGATTTTACCTGGGCCTGTTTGGAAGCTTGGCGAGGTATAGCGCCGAAGTTCCTTTTGAATACGATGATGCCGGCCTTACCAAAACCATTCCCATGAGCGGGAACATTACCACGATCACCGGCGGACTGATGATCGGGTCACAGTTCAGGCTCGGCGGCCCGGTTTATTTAGACTGGTGGATACTGGGACCTAATTATGGTACTTCCAGCGGTAACCTGAGCGGGAAGAAATCAATGAGCCCATCTGAACAACAGTCTTTGCGGGATGAACTGACCGATGTGGATATTCCCATGACCAAATTCACCTATACCGTGGATGCAAACGGCGCTGCCATGGATATTAAAGGCCCGTGGGCAGGCATCCGGGCTGGTATAAATATCGGGTTCCGGTTCTGA
- a CDS encoding response regulator transcription factor yields the protein MGRSAKPLTRREQEVLAGLAKGHLYKEISHYLSISLDTVKKHCKNIYQKLNVRNRTEAANYFNSRKAA from the coding sequence ATGGGAAGATCAGCAAAGCCTCTCACCAGACGTGAACAGGAAGTATTGGCCGGATTGGCAAAAGGTCATTTGTACAAAGAGATCTCTCACTACCTGTCCATATCCCTCGATACGGTAAAGAAACACTGTAAGAACATTTACCAGAAACTGAACGTGCGTAACCGGACCGAAGCTGCCAATTATTTCAATTCCAGGAAAGCGGCATAA